The following nucleotide sequence is from Zea mays cultivar B73 chromosome 1, Zm-B73-REFERENCE-NAM-5.0, whole genome shotgun sequence.
tattgttaaaaattaaatattaattcatttaaattgtatttgcatatttctgttaaaaattaattttttttcatatttaaattgtatttttatatttttacaatcacaggggttttttcttagggtccgtttgtgaaaaggatagagcaccacaggcggtcctaaacaaaaaccgcttgtgatactattacatcacaggcgtactgaaccgcctgggacatcacaggcggttttctaaccgaaccgcctgtgatgtaaaaagcctaccgcttgtatagagccaaattgtactagtgtagAGCATGCACAGCAGTATTTAATATGCACACAACTTATTAGAGCATGCATAGTGGTATTTAATGTTGAGGCTCTTGAGGTATTTAAAGAGGGCATTTGGAAAAAATCGTGGAGCTGTCTCTTTgtgaagagacgcctctggctcgtaaCCCAAGTAGCAATAGACGCCTCACTTTCCATTGTACGAGTTCATGGTttgttctatcgatctgatgtTGTACAAGTACATTTacttctgtatttattaatagactatatttatagacactccattgtatAATAGAGTCTCTTCACTATCTCTTATATTTGGAGAACTGTTTTAGTGTCTCTCCACTATACATAATCTTAGGGCATGTATAGTATAACCCCATTTAATATAGGGTCTCTTAATGAATCTCTAGGGGGACAATTGAAAAAAATACAAGAGATGATTTTCTGTCTCTACACGACTTTCTATACATATTGTATattaattatatttatttatagtGTCATAAGGTTATACAATAATAGTCTCTTAACAGTCTCTTGTACTTGAAAAAACTAAACCACCGTTTTAAGTTTGTACATGCCCTTATGTAAACCTTGGTTTGCAATTCCCAGTGCTTCTATCGATCTAGTGACGGACCCACATGTAGGGATAGacactacaagaaactaataaatgttcgtgggttaatttaagaacgtgggtaccgacgttcttaattGACTTATGTTCGTggcttaatttaagaacgtgggtatccacgttcttaaattaaattCGTGGGCCCGTGGTAAAAACGTCGAACTTATCgtattaggaacgtgggtacccacgttcttaagttaaaTTCGTGGGCCACGTGGACACGATCGAACTTAACCCAAAACCTAAATCCCTAACCCACCCCGTGCGTTTCTCTTCTTTCCCTCTGTCTACAGCGCGCGCGCCGCTACCGGCTAGCCGCATGCCCGCCGCCAGCGTCCCGCCTCCCCCCCCTCGCGCGCCGGCTCGAGTACTCCGCTGTCCGCTCCCATTCCACTCCGGCCCAGCTGCGTGCTGCTCCGGCACCGGCAGGCGGATAAGCCCAGCAGGCAAGCAGGCAGGAGACTAGGAGAGGAGGAGAGCTCAGCATTGCACGCGCCCCCCCCCCTTGCTGGCCAAATCGATCGGTCCCCTTCAGGCTCCAGGCTTCGGAGCTTGCTTTACTTCAGGTGAGATTACTTCATCAGCCTGTCTCTAGAAGAACCCAGCGAACCGCCCGCCCACGATGCGGCTGCTGCAGCACTCGTTCGTGGCCCAGCCGCCATCGCAGCAGCCGCTGACCGCCTGCCCGCCGTCATGATCGATCGATTGACTGATTAATTCCTCCCCATCACGGTCCAACTAGGGCGGTGGCGGCTGGATTCATATCTCTCCTCAACTTTGGATGCTTGGTTGCCTGATTGGTTGGATGGCCGTGAGATGTGGGACCTAGGGACGTTCTTCCTTCCTAGCCATTTTGGGAAATTCAGGTCTCCGCCACATCAATCATCACCGCATCATCCATTGTTGTCTCCAGGAATTATAAGTTATCGCCTTAGCACTTCTTCTCCTTTCAATGTTCATGTTCTCTTCCAGATGATAATAATATAATATGGGGTTGTTAAGAAGCTTTTTTATTCACAAAAATATGTAAAAGAAGGAGTTCATCAAGCAGTTTGCTGAGATTTCATCAATAAACCAACGAATTTTGTTATCCGGTCCAGCAGGTACTTACTTTGTCTCTGTTTGGAGACCCGTACTTCCTTTGTTGTTTACCTTTTCCAGTTGATTTGTAATGCTAGTGGCCATACTTGTTTGATAATTATCCAACTTCATGTGCTTATGTATTTCTCTAATTTTTTGTGGCAATGCATTTAGGTTCTGAGATTTATCAGGAAAATTGGTAAAGGCACTTGCGAAACATTTTGGTGCTAGACTTCTTGTCGTGGATTCACTTTTGCTACCTTGGGTAAGCTCATAATGTATATTTATTTACCCGCTCATGAACATTCAGAAGCTAAGAAACTTTGAATTATTGCACGTTCTATTACAATTTTCCTATACTGAACATGAGACTTCTCATAGGCAACCCAGTTATGAGCTTGCTTTTGTATTGACTATCCTGTGAAATCAGATATTCTTTCCCCATATCACATTTTTTTGTAGCACCATATTAGTCCAATACATATATTTGTTTATATAAATTGCTTGATTGATCTCCAGGGGACCAAGTTATGGTTATCGAGGCAGAGTGAAGCACTAGATCTAAggtgtgtttgaatgcactagatctAATATGTAGTTGGCTAAAAAATTACTAGTAgagttagctagctaacaaatagatatctaactattagctaatttgcaAAAAGTAGCTAATAGTTGAATTAATAGTTATGTTGTTTGGATGTCTTTAGCTAATTTTAAcagctaactattagttctagtgcattcaaacacccctccCTAAATGCATTTCATCTTGCATTTGCATACTTCTCTCAGGTCAACAGACTTGACACGAAGGAGCAGTGTGTATGTTCATAGGAGCTGTTGTTCTGGACATGGTTTTGGAGTCTGTAGCAGCTTTAGAACATTCGCACACCTGATTGCGATGAATTCGTAGAAATGCTTTTAAAACTTGATTACTGGTCTAAACTGGCTAGGCCCCGTCCGAATGTCATCACATAACAACAGTATGGTGGCCAAATCACAAGCTTTTACACGTATAGTATAGTGTGTTTCATCTTTACAAGATCCTTTCCCTTTTCCTTTTCACCCATATCACCCCAACCCACCTACGCTACATTACATTTCCTGCTATACCAACAATCTGTATACAATTGAAAAACTACAGGCTACTACAACCCAATGCTTCCTTTCAGGCACATATGTAACACATATATAATCATCTGAGGTACTCTCTTCCGTTCCAAATTATAAAACGTTTTGGGTATATATCTAAACACATATCTTATATTTAGTATAGCAAAGGCCATGGATTTAGAAAAACCAAAAAGGTACATGCATCTGTTGGCTTGCTTTTGTATTGACTATCCTGTGAAATCAGATATTCTTTTCCCATATCACATTTTTTGTAGCACCATATCTGTTgatgagttgactaaagaacatgaggagctaaagtgctcccaTGTTGATTTggcccaaaggtatgaaactatttcaattgagcttgataactctttacattgtatcgctcaattagtaaataggaatgccttgcttaaggaccaagtagaaaagctaaaagttgaaaatctagcttttcaagaaaaatatgatatgcttctatgttctcatgaaaatcttatggataatcatatcatgttaaatattgctcatgaggttgtgatagaaaacttaaaatcctaacaacctcactcatgcacatgtattcaaattaaaactattttaccatgtgctaatgcttgttgtccgtcgacaagcaaatcctcctttgagctagaatttctaggaacaaaagatgatacatgtcaagagctcaaagaagaaaatgcgaggctaaaaatgagcttgacacaactaaaagggaagtgcactgctcaaccttctcaagataaccgtgatcacatggtgaagaagcttgagatgggaacaaccgtggcatgcactaaatcccttgaagaaaatgtcaaggacttgaggattgccaagaggaaggaacaaaagaagaaaatcaatacctctgccaaaagcctcaaccgTGCCTCCATGcaagatcaagccacacttcacactaagagaagtaaaaAGTGTAGTGAATGatttgaaaagggacactcgattaggtcatgtccctatattaaaaatggcttgattattaacaaggatgataaactttgttttaaatgctcaaagaaagGACACTTAATAAAGTCTTGTCcctatttgaaacaaaaaggcatagtgttagaaaagaaagtattaactaaccatgtagcaagcaagaaacaaggaaagaagaaatcttcaagacttgaagatcgcctttgctacatatgtcaaaagaagggacatcaatgcaaggattgtcccattggtaactatctcacttctagcttgtcaattatttcacatgtaactaggcaacccaaaattgcaacttgtgatagaaaggtaatgagtttaccacgtgctaacacaaaggacttttgagttcctagatctttgttgactaaccttgatggacccatcaagagatgggtaccaaaatatgcttgacaagctttgcaggagaaggagatgatatgaagctttggggtgcttgagagagtcaattcaatccttattaactcaagctatcaatcttacaaatgatcaatatatccaagattgacccaaagttattttgaattggtatatctaaaactcatatcatctcgaggaagatattaatgttgtaggaaataaagaattatcctgtgcggaaaatcaaggcctacaacatggaggaaagccaaaggatggtaacatttatgcctttaagtgcaagtatcttaaattatcatttcttatgtgtcttgtgtagtcacatagaaaaaggaagcgCTTCAAATGTTttcaaattatgtcaccattctttgaagaaattcctctcatatggtagattgcatattcatcatttctatactatggcaatctacatgctttaaattattgtAAGTACGTCATGGCATGTCTTACACTAATTATCATATTatagccatgttctagatatagagagatattccaagttcttaaaagaataaggtgtcatgtaaggaatccaaatccttaggacacttataaagggaatctctctttatatctagaatcgtgagactaatgtttttgtctaaataatctaaatagtctcacatgtagagaataagtttctctatgaaAATGTGTAATCCAACATGTCaaagaaaatcaatccaatgctTTATGTTGTATTtcttcttgcttaaattggatatgattcttctacattcatcgctccccatgttatgaattagatttgttcccataaccttaaagaattaactatgcttgttttataagttaaaactaagcatacatcatggaataatctagttcatattataaagtttccatgctttagtaatccacttttcattccgtatcaaaatgattacaaaaagagaaactagtgcttgtgttactaatgacatatctcttgagcttacttatggaaatctacaagagagtaagtgcaagccacaagcctcaagggttgctcttcacccaaaggaagaaaggtaaaagcaaaggtatgggaactcatcttcttatcaaatatagttcccatcaatggttatttactctaaattatcatattctacctatgtgaagaataaattctttattggacttaaatcagctagatgtgcattcaatctcgttctcataaatgcacttgcccattagaatctaattcatgcatctgctatatctgttctcatattgatatgctttaaagttatgataataaattcaatatgaaagaagtaaatttcctatgattgatcaaaatgtttaaaaggtgcGTATTCCTCTTTTATAATGATATGCACTAAtgctaaggattttacttcatgtctgtgtgacgaatggatgatgaattgtttatatttcttAATAAAATCATCCTTCAtaatatactcccttgtgctattaacatctttcttgagtattttcaataagtttggaaggaaaaagagacaactacaaagggatgacactcaaatgaaagaagaagacatcaagaacaacaacacctacttggacaataaggtcttcaaaacaatcaatggtgtggttgtaagcattctaaatctttttcattatgagaacactaggcataagttgtttattgcaaattttataagccttgatcaagatgaataatgtttctccctatttgtctttaagaatgcatatctttagggggagcctatttctatatcttgattatgttgagactaacactttatcttagcaatctcatatagtctcaagtatgagaacaagtttctcatgaagtatgctactacatttcaatccaacttggtaaaGTAATGTCATCTTTATCAAAAATTGTAACTTTCactgttaaagtagcatatttactggattctcctggTTTAAGCTTGTTTGATAAactaatgcatatgttgttcttttgatcgcatatgTTATTtgcttgatcattgaataacttcaattatcacttatgtttcttagtgcctcatataatttcaatcgatatctctcttgatatgcactaagttaaaaggagaattcatgatacatttatgcaatttgtgatctacttgatatataataacaatgacttagaaaaggatcactagttgtagaaccctctcttgtgcaaaatatttccatacactatcttgaatataggtcttaagtaactaagactaaggacaaagcacaatgaagagagcatctctatgtgaaggtacaaaagggtaaactacttcctctcatttacacatgtacctaaatcttcctcttctatacattccttgcatatcttgtataaaaggaagagaaagcatgtctatgcatatccctgcttcatacctagtttaacctctcaaaaatttcattcctgcatttatgcatttttgttaaaactaggtgaagtgattttattgtcaaagatcttaaagcttaaccttgtaacgaggataagctacctttgtttcaaaggtggagggtccttaagtctctttgaaatcctgaagggtaattgcttaaaatgtttccaacatgctttcataagtgcataatctatcgtgagcatcacacttatgacacactgcacttcacagtttctatgatatagatatgttctcattaacctaattatgtgcacttggcatttaaggccaaaatctgtattcctctcaaggcacatatttagggggagcaatctatattatatagaactatttACGCTTAATTGACACATCCtcttaatcatgtctctttcctttggtacatttgcatatttcctatctatcttgtgccaaggctaagactaatatgcttccatgagtatcttgtgtattaagtcttagattgaatgggaaatggagtattcggcaaagacatcgcttccactctacaccATCGGTATTATCTACCTTTTTGCCGATATTCCGCCATCTctcaaaattggtataatctCTCATTCATACTTACTTGTACCAAtgcgggagaaagtaaaaagggctctaaagactccgtttttggcgattaatgccaaagggggagagagtattagcccaaagcacaaggaccgcaccaccacgccaatttccaAATTTTTTGAAAcaaagttgttttcaattggtatctttgaaattagtattcctataagaaattctatctcaattgatATCTATATCTTAAAGAGGAGTTTTTCAAATTTTGGTATCTaagatatttgatcttctttcaatttgtaAAACCCCTCTTGAACCtaagagggagttttgtttagtcaaaggaaaagcatttgaaacagggggaattttttttcaaatcttgaaaatgcttctcgaaatcttattcatatacctttgactatttgcaaaaagactttgaaaaagaatttccaaaaacatttgcaaaaacaaaacaagtggtgcaagcgtggtccaaaattttaaagaaAGCAATTCATGCATATattatgaaagtataaattggtttaattccaagcaacctttgcacttaccttatgcaaactagttcaattctgcacttatatatttgctttggtttgtgttggcaatcaatcaccaaaaagggggagattgaaagggaaatagggtcaaaccttttcctaaatgattttggtggttgaattgcccaacacaaataattgaactaactagtttgctctagattatacattctacaggtgccaaaggttcaacacaaaccaataaaaagaacaagttagggttcaaaagaaatgagcaaaaaggaaactgaagtgttccatggtctggcgcaccgcactgtccggtgcaccaggggtcgTACATtccaaactcctcagcttcgggtttcccaggcacaGCTCCGctttaattcaccggactgtctggtgcaccagtggagcaatggctatctgcgcgcaatggTCAACTCTGATGGATGAACAGTGCACCACAgtaacgcggcagaagtcagagcagaaggtcagaggggcaccggactgtccggtgtggcaccggactatccggtgtggcaccggactgtccggtgtgggccCGGACTGTCTgctgccgcatgaggacaaagcctccaacggtcgaccagctccagaccctaacgacagggtgacatggcggcgcaccagacactatccgatggcgcaccggactgtccggtgtgcccatcgccagcagccttctccaacggctacaatttggttggtggctataaataccaccccaaccggccacttcaaggtgtgggagcccaagcaacattccaagtcatatagttgacatatccaagccctcccaaccacctctattcattgatccatcctatacacgagATTTAGACCActtcaaccaacacaagtgccacaaaagagagagcaagcaaaagaaagcttctcgtgtgagtttagcaatagtgccttgtgagattcatcgagagaaagtgtgtgctacatcttgtgttcatttctgcgtggagttttgactcccattgaacttcctcaaagttttggaggcttgtaaagctagcaagagacacctaagagtgtggtgatccttgcggggtcttaagtgacccttgagaaaaagaagagctcgccagtcttggtgatcggtggagagagggaaagggttgaaagagactcatccttagtggactcctcaacggggactaggccttcgagggccgaacctcggtaaaacaaatcacccgtgtcccttgtgtttattgcttgtgatttgtttgttctctccctttctaagttctcttgcgctactctttgctaatattattttgtgttgcttcaagttaaattctcatttagagaagcaactccttgcaagaaagaacttgtgtttatcctcttcttatctaaagccctcttgcattattctccactaacatttctagtagtattgctaTTAATTAAATTCCGCACTATTTGAAAATAATACTCGTTGCAAGCAATAGACTTAGTTTTATtctccgataattgtgaatcttgttctaaccactaatcaagggatctagcttggatttagaattataattttcaggtttcgcctatccacccccctctaggcgactttcatatatACATCTCATGAGGATGTGGGGTATTACACTTATGTGACCTAAACCTCGATAAAAATTCTTGTGCGGGCTAAATGCCATGTTTGAGTAGATAACCTTAGACACCATCAGACTTGTGTTCCGCTCTTCTTAACAATCTCCTTCCTTGTCTCGTACCTTTGGTACCCAATTCGTATGACGATGACATTTGGCATGCCAGGTAGGCAATTGGTGTGTTGTGAAGCTCTACTCACATGGAAATGGAATCACCAACCTTTTCGCTGGATGGAGTAGTAACCACTAATACTCGCTCTAGCAACTTCGATCGTGAGTTACAACATGGACGACGACGTAGCCCGTGATAGCTTTGTCCCCTAAGTGCCTCATGTAGGGGGGAATCCCTCAGTGGGGTCATGACGTGATTCCCCTGCTGGCCCTGTTGAGCGTTGTGTCCCTAGGTAACACCGTCTTTCCAAGGCATCATGGAGGATGTCTCCTCTAATGTTAGAGAAATCTTAGAAACATAGTCACTCAACTTCATAATAAATCACTAATGAGTCAACCTCCAAACACAAAGGTTCCAATAGGATCCCTCATATAATCATGCTCACTACTCACTAGTGCCATGACTTTGGCACCGCCGATGTCATTGGTCCCCTCGATGCAGCAGAAGTGCTTTTCTACAATCCTTTGGCTCTAGACGTTGGAGAAGCAGTAGCATAACAATGGAGACAATATGTCGCTAGACTCCTATCCACAACCAGGATTAACTGTAGGTCTTCTCACCATACGCAGCCTCGTTTAGATAATGTTACATCAAACCATGGCATACCAATTGCATGCTCTCATGCCACAAACAAGACCTCTCCAATTTGACTGATAATGACCTACCTTAGTCTTTGGATCCATGACATGAGGCCCCACCTCTACAACATCATCCCTGTGCCTCATGTAATCGACAAGGTCCATGGAACATAGTAGCAACGCGTGGACCTAAAAAATTATTAACTAAAACACTACTGACAAACTAAAAATTATATCAAattcataaatatatatatacttaCCAACCTTTTGTTCTTTGTCTTTATTCAACCCCTTCATCGTTGGAATTAAGGAGTACATGAGTAGATAGACTCATTCAAAGTTTCATTGTTGTGGTTGCTTAGGACACTATCGTGTCTGCAGGAGGACGAACATCATATGGAGAAGGAGCGCCACATGGGAGAGCGAATGGAGGAGAAACATATGGATGAGGAGCACCATAAGATCCATATGAAGGAATAATATATGGATACCAATACGTGTATGGATCAGTGAAAgattgaggaggaggaggagcgtcATTGGTAGGAACTCCTAAAGTAGGAGTAGGAGGATGGTCAGTGATAGGATTTTCTTTGGTAAGAGGAGAAACATCCATGGATGGTGAGTAAGAATACGAGGAAGGAGGATATGGGTATGAAAACAGAGGGTGTAGACTTATAGAACAAGGACGAATAGAAACATTCTCCTATGGCTATGTCGATGCATTGAAGAAGATCCACCCCACATCAGTAAAGGTCTATGTTAGGttatctccagcagcttacccaTCCCTATCTCTCATTTTAAACTCTATTTTATAGTACAAAACTGTGTTTTGCATGATCATATGCACGATCGGCTGACCATAGCTGTCGGTGTTTAGtgcccgaccgcacacccagggataCCCTTgcagtgcttttgggtaggacggtgttgttgattgtagctcgatggtttgtgcttggagcacgagagagagagagacagtcGATTTTCTAAAGGTTCGGCCGctttgagaggcgtaataccctacttcctagggTGGGTTTGTATGTGTGGTGTGTTACAAGTGGCGTCTCCTGAATGGAGAAGGGCTAATGAGATGATAATGATGGGGTTCCCctcggccttatatacacgaccgtggggcACTCCCTACGTACACGGTGATGACGTTCTTCTAGTATATCTCCTAACTAATAGCGAACCGACTTAACCAATCTTCAGAAAAACTTGCCGACTCTTCCCTAAACCATCCCGACATCCGAGGGTGCCAGGCACGGGAAAGGCGGACGGTTTCTTGAGGTGGTGCACGATCCGACGGATAATCTGGGCTCGAGTCCATTGTCTTCTCGGGTTGGCCCATTCCACTCGTAGTCTTTGCCCAGCCCATGATGAGATAGTCTTGCAGGGTAACTGACCCGTTGCCTCGTGCAAGGATCTTTCACCTTCTAGTGGATCGGGGGATATTTGTCCCcctcaagcccccaatctttgagctgattttgaaataatcggcccaaagattcttgGTCCGGCCTATGGGTTTGTTGTGTGGCTTGATTTCTGCTCTGCtgttgggtgtagcccctgagctttgagtggatttttagaaataatccattcaaaggtcttcattttcaTGCTTTTGAGATCAACATTTTGACTTCAAAGTATTGTAgatctattgggtgcaccgaaggtgcacccaatgggtgtagcccctaagctttgagtggattttagaaataatccattcaaaggtcttcatcttatgctttttgaaatcagcattttggCTTCAAGATACTGTAGAtctgttgggtgcaccgaaggtgcacccaataggTGTAGCCCCTAAGCTTTaagtggattttagaaataatccattcaaaggtcttcattttatgcttttgaaatcaacATTTTTCTGAATAACCAAGTGACGCCATCTATCCATGCCTTGTTAGGTCTTAAATCAATTTGATCGGTGACAGGTTGGACATCTGGCTAGTTGAGACAGATGGCCTTCGGTTGGACATCACCCTGCTCTATGCTTCaatgctttttgttgattggactTGCGCTTCAGTAACCACATTTGGACTTCCTCCTGTCTCAGCCGATCTCCTCCT
It contains:
- the LOC103640564 gene encoding uncharacterized protein; the encoded protein is MVWRTALSGAPGVVHSKLLSFGFPRHSSALIHRTVWCTSGAMAICAQWSTLMDEQCTTVTRQKSEQKVRGAPDCPVWHRTIRCGTGLSGVGPDCLLPHEDKASNGRPAPDPNDRVTWRRTRHYPMAHRTVRCAHRQQPSPTATIWLVAINTTPTGHFKVWEPKQHSKSYS